Proteins from one Eriocheir sinensis breed Jianghai 21 chromosome 27, ASM2467909v1, whole genome shotgun sequence genomic window:
- the LOC127004291 gene encoding probable glutamate receptor, producing MARPLAQVLLEKPELVRGLKEDPATFRFPEGALLTVAAVHWRPHIVVTTDADGRRKVTGPMGNVLTVLAQTLNFTYNVVSPADGSWGSEGSNGTWSGMVGQASRKEVDIALGPFGITYSRTKVVDFTESLFFDARGILSRKGIPEIDPWGFLYPLTWSVWVALSLALVVVWLATAMVGRRPGQAVSLGWAGKVILQNVRVLLNQGNCLQSYSFGLPYYSFAFLSFQRFTEVVLGHGGVVVLGSWVVVAAVVFWSYTCTLTSLLAVRFIPQPIQTLRDLLDDTSVNLIMLPMTIITDTISQMTFGELKELHELNYVGRIRYERTSAFRDMLETVVRHDGYSLMDTTLTIDLLIAGDFLKTNKCDFYKSRQTFFTTTHCMIAQRESPLVSAINHRVRAVVESGLYEFWLMNEIPAITTCRFSPSTVLVREPLSVANLWGLFVVLGAGLILATTVFVLELIVSPRTKNRP from the exons ATGGCTCGGCCGCTGGCACAGGTCCTGTTGGAGAAGCCCGAGTTGGTGCGTGGTCTAAAGGAGGACCCGGCCACCTTCAG GTTTCCCGAGGGTGCGTTGCTGACGGTGGCGGCCGTCCACTGGCGGCCACACATCGTCGTGACCACGGACGCTGACGGCCGCCGGAAGGTGACTGGCCCCATGGGAAACGTGCTCACGGTCCTCGCTCAGACACTCAACTTCAC gtACAACGTGGTATCGCCGGCAGACGGTTCGTGGGGCTCCGAGGGGTCCAACGGCACCTGGTCGGGCATGGTGGGTCAGGCGAGCCGCAAG GAGGTCGACATCGCCCTTGGGCCTTTCGGAATCACGTACAGTAGAACAAAAGTTGTAGACTTTACCGAATCTTTGTTTTTCGACGCTCGAGGGATCCTGTCAAGGAAGGGTATCCCAGAAATCGATCCCTGGGGTTTCCTGTACCCGCTGACGTGGTCGGTGTGGGTGGCGTTGTCGTTGGCATTGGTCGTGGTGTGGCTGGCCACGGCGATGGTGGGCCGCCGACCTGGACAGGCTGTTTCTCTGGGCTGGGCAGGAAAGGTGATTTTACAGAACGTGCGCGTCCTCTTGAATCAAGGTAATTGTCTCCAGTCCTATAGCTTTGGTTTACCGtactatagctttgctttcttgtctttccAAA GGTTTACGGAAGTCGTCCTCGGCCACggcggggtggtggtgctgggctcgtgggtggtggtggcggccgtggTGTTCTGGAGCTACACATGCACGCTCACCTCCCTGCTGGCCGTGCGGTTCATCCCGCAGCCCATCCAGACTCTCAGGGACCTGCTGGACGACACCTCAGTGAATCTAATTATGCTTCCCATGACTATTATCACGGACACTATTTCG CAAATGACATTCGGTGAACTGAAAGAGCTGCATGAACTGAATTATGTGGGTCGCATCCGATACGAGCGCACCTCAGCCTTCCGTGACATGCTCGAGACTGTAGTACGCCATGACGGCTACTCCTTAATGGACACTACCCTCACCATCGACCTTTTGATAGCCGGTGACTTCCTCAAGACAA ACAAATGTGACTTTTACAAGTCGAGACAGACCTTCTTCACGACAACCCACTGCATGATCGCCCAGCGTGAAAGTCCGCTTGTGTCAGCCATCAACCACAG GGTGCGCGCCGTGGTGGAGTCTGGTCTTTATGAATTCTGGCTGATGAACGAAATCCCGGCCATCACCACCTGCCGCTTCTCCCCTTCCACCGTCCTGGTCAGGGAGCCACTCTCTGTCGCCAACCTCTGG GGCCTGTTCGTGGTGCTCGGGGCGGGCTTGATTCTGGCAACGACTGTCTTCGTCCTGGAGTTAATTGTTTCTCCAAGGACAAAAAACAGACCCTGA
- the LOC127004292 gene encoding glutamate receptor ionotropic, delta-1-like — translation MVRPLAEVLTEPEVVRGLTQDSAFFRFPKGALVTVAAVHWRPHTVVTTDADGRRKVMGPMGNVLTMKRDWILSVPVVWRVGVTLSFLCVYRYNVVSPADGSWGSQGPNGTWSGMVGQVNRQEADIALGPFGVSYDRAQVVDFTESLFFDARGLLSSKGVPEIDPWGFLYPLTWLVWAAVAAAVGVVGVATAVLGRQRGGVVSVEWLGGVLFQDVRVFFNQGWSVLSPERERKKKHKIMNDGPALRGVNIIGIRRAEFGRGGVAVLGSWMVVAAVIFWSYTSALTSLLAVRLIPQPIQTLRDLLDDRSVTLVMPPKNIMTDTMSKMKSGELREVYDLSSVGRIKYESTSVYHKMLETAVRQDKYSILETILTLDLLIAGDFLRTSKSGYRRGKRCDFYKARQTFFTTAHCMIGQKSSPLVPAIDQRVRVMVESGLYVHWLKKEIPAITTCRLSPSTVLVTEQLSLANLWGLFVLLGAGLLLAASVFAVEMSLIPRTL, via the exons ATGGTTCGACCGCTGGCAGAAGTGCTGACGGAGCCTGAGGTGGTGCGCGGCCTGACGCAGGACTCGGCCTTCTTCAG GTTTCCAAAGGGTGCGTTGGTGACGGTGGCGGCCGTCCACTGGCGGCCACACACCGTCGTGACTACGGATGCTGACGGCCGCCGGAAAGTGATGGGTCCCATGGGCAACGTGCTCACG ATGAAGCGTGACTGGATCTTGAGCGTCCCTGTAGTGTGGCGCGTGGGTGTGACGTTGTCTTTCCTGTGTGTGTACAGGTACAACGTGGTGTCGCCGGCGGACGGTTCGTGGGGCTCCCAGGGGCCCAACGGCACTTGGTCGGGGATGGTGGGTCAGGTGAACCGCCAG GAGGCCGACATCGCCCTTGGGCCTTTCGGGGTAAGCTACGACCGGGCTCAGGTTGTTGATTTTACCGAGTCTCTATTCTTCGACGCCCGAGGTCTTCTGTCAAGCAAAGGTGTCCCAGAAATTGATCCATGGGGCTTTCTGTACCCGCTGACTTGGCTGGTgtgggcggcggtggcggcggccgtgggggtggtgggggtggccaCGGCGGTGCTGGGTCGCCAGCGTGGAGGCGTCGTCTCCGTGGAATGGTTGGGAGGCGTTCTCTTCCAGGACGTGCGGGTCTTTTTTAATCAAGGTTGGTCTGTATtatccccagagagagagagaaaaaaaaaacacaaaataatgaatgATGGGCCCGCATT ACGTGGTGTCAATATTATAGGCATTAGGAGAGCTGAGTTTGGGCGCGGCGGGGTGGCGGTGCTGGGCTCGTGGATGGTGGTGGCGGCCGTGATCTTCTGGAGCTACACGAGCGCACTCACTTCCCTGCTGGCCGTGCGCCTCATCCCGCAGCCCATCCAGACTCTCAGGGACCTGCTGGACGACCGTTCCGTCACCCTCGTCATGCCGCCAAAAAACATAATGACCGACACAATGTCG aaaatgaaATCAGGAGAGCTGAGAGAAGTGTATGACTTGAGCTCCGTGGGCCGCATTAAGTACGAGAGCACATCCGTTTATCACAAGATGCTTGAGACCGCGGTGCGTCAGGACAAATACTCCATCTTGGAAACGATCCTCACCCTCGACCTCTTGATAGCCGGGGACTTCCTCAGGACAAGTAAGAGCGGGTATAGGCGAGGGAAgcg ATGTGACTTCTACAAGGCGAGGCAGACGTTCTTCACGACCGCCCACTGCATGATCGGCCAGAAGAGCAGCCCCCTCGTGCCGGCCATCGACCAAAG GGTCCGCGTGATGGTGGAGTCCGGCCTGTACGTGCACTGGCTGAAGAAAGAGATCCCGGCCATCACCACCTGccgcctctccccttccaccGTCTTAGTCACCGAGCAACTCTCCCTCGCCAACCTCTGG GGTTTGTTTGTGTTGCTCGGGGCCGGGCTCCTGCTGGCGGCGTCTGTCTTTGCCGTGGAGATGAGCCTCATTCCCAGGACACTATAG